In one window of Brassica rapa cultivar Chiifu-401-42 chromosome A07, CAAS_Brap_v3.01, whole genome shotgun sequence DNA:
- the LOC103831661 gene encoding receptor-like protein 11: MMIRNHCYCFSSIITIFVSIAIHSLASPTLNFCRHDQRDALLEFMHEFPTTKSFPSSWNKSSDCCFWDGVECDNRSGQVISLHLSGKSLNGSMKTNSNLFKLHYLRDLSLMNCNLQGEIPSSLGNLSRLTQVDLSFNQLVGEIPIEIGNLNQLRYLKLGYNDLTGEIPSALGNLSLLLSLELQHNHLVGEIPTSIGNLKELRLIWLSYNKLCGNIPISVTNLTKLSYFVIGSNNFTSTLPSNMSGFHNLEMFDISENSFHGPFPNSLFSIPSLQSVDLGKNHFTGPIQFVKNTSSLSSELRYLDLSHNTFNGLIPESMSKFLDLEELRLSHNNFSGAIPCSIWRLRWQVFMDLSSNYFRGSFPLWICKLKGLSYLDLSKNFFSGSIPQCLSNLNGSLTELFLENNKFNGTLPNIFVNATKFESLDVSHNNLEGKFPKSLLNCKSLRFVNVEGNIIKDKFPSLLGSLPSLQVLILRSNEFYGPLLYHDHMYIGFQSLRVIDISDNDFTGTLPHYYFLNWRGMTTSTEESEEEEYMVNFSNDQFMYQSMEMVNKGVDMRFERINHGFRAIDFSGNKLNGKIPESIGFLKELRLLNLSWNAFTSHIPRYLANLTNLETLDLSRNKLSGQIPQDLGQLSFLAYMNFSYNLLQGPVPQGTQFQRQKCSSFVDNPGLFGLEEICQVSHVPNPASHQSEELLEAEEKMFSWIAAGIAFGPGLFCGLVMGHIFTSHNQEWFTEKFGPRKMRVVTSAR; encoded by the coding sequence ATGATGATTCGAAACCATTGTTATTGCTTTTCTAGTATTATTACCATCTTTGTCTCCATTGCAATCCACAGTCTTGCTTCTCCTACGCTCAACTTTTGCCGCCACGACCAGAGGGATGCTCTTTTGGAATTCATGCATGAGTTTCCTACTACCAAGTCTTTTCCAAGTTCGTGGAACAAAAGCAGCGATTGTTGTTTTTGGGACGGAGTCGAGTGCGATAATAGATCTGGCCAGGTTATATCACTCCACCTTTCTGGTAAATCTCTTAACGGCTCTATGAAAACAAACAGTAACCTTTTTAAACTCCACTATCTTCGTGATTTAAGCCTTATGAATTGCAATCTCCAAGGAGAGATTCCTTCTTCACTAGGAAACCTTTCTCGTCTCACTCAAGTTGACCTTTCTTTTAATCAATTGGTAGGTGAGATTCCGATTGAAATCGGCAATCTAAACCAACTAAGATATCTTAAGCTTGGGTATAATGATCTCACAGGAGAAATTCCTTCTGCACTAGGAAACCTTTCTCTTCTATTAAGTCTTGAACTTCAGCATAATCATCTGGTGGGTGAAATTCCAACTTCCATCGGAAACCTCAAGGaactaagattgatttggctgaGCTATAACAAGTTATGTGGTAATATTCCGATTTCAGTCACTAATTTAACGAAGCTTTCCTATTTTGTCATCGGCTCTAATAACTTCACTTCCACGCTTCCATCAAACATGAGTGGTTTCCACAACTTGGAGATGTTTGATATTAGTGAAAACTCGTTTCACGGGCCTTTCCCTAATTCTTTGTTCTCGATTCCCTCGCTGCAATCGGTAGATTTGGGAAAAAACCATTTCACGGGACCTATACAGTTTGTGAAGAATACATCTTCGTTATCATCTGAGCTTCGTTATCTAGACCTTTCTCATAACACATTCAATGGCCTGATCCCGGAATCCATGTCTAAATTTCTCGACCTTGAAGAGTTACGTCTTAGCCACAATAATTTCAGTGGGGCAATCCCTTGTTCTATATGGAGATTGAGGTGGCAGGTGTTTATGGATCTAAGCTCGAATTATTTCCGAGGATCATTTCCCCTTTGGATCTGCAAGCTTAAAGGGTTATCCTATTTAGATTTGTCCAAAAATTTCTTCAGCGGCTCGATTCCTCAATGTTTAAGCAACCTTAATGGTTCTTTAACAGAGCTATTTCTGGAGAACAACAAATTCAATGGAACTCTTCCAAATATATTTGTCAATGCTACCAAGTTCGAATCATTGGACGTTAGTCACAACAATCTAGAAGGGAAGTTTCCAAAGTCATTGCTCAATTGCAAATCTCTGCGATTTGTGAACGTGGAAGGCAACATAATCAAGGACAAGTTTCCATCGTTATTGGGATCTCTACCATCATTACAAGTTCTCATCCTCAGATCTAACGAGTTCTACGGGCCATTATTGTATCATGACCACATGTATATTGGGTTTCAGAGTTTGAGAGTCATTGATATATCAGACAATGACTtcactggaactcttccacattattattttttgaactgGCGTGGAATGACCACGTCAACCGAAGAAAGTGAGGAGGAGGAGTACATGGTAAATTTTTCCAATGATCAATTTATGTATCAGTCCATGGAAATGGTGAATAAAGGAGTAGATATGAGGTTTGAGCGTATCAATCACGGCTTCAGAGCCATTGATTTTTCTGGAAACAAACTTAATGGCAAAATCCCTGAATCGATTGGCTTTTTGAAGGAATTGCGTCTTCTCAACTTGTCATGGAATGCATTCACAAGCCATATCCCACGATACTTGGCAAATTTGACAAACCTCGAAACGCTAGACCTCTCTAGAAATAAGTTATCAGGTCAAATACCTCAAGATCTTGGTCAACTCTCCTTTCTGGCATACATGAACTTCTCTTATAACCTTCTTCAAGGTCCAGTTCCACAAGGCACACAGTTCCAAAGGCAAAAATGCTCTTCCTTCGTGGACAATCCTGGACTCTTCGGACTTGAAGAAATATGTCAAGTAAGCCATGTCCCCAATCCTGCATCACATCAATCTGAGGAATTGTTAGAGGCAGAGGAAAAAATGTTCAGCTGGATTGCAGCTGGAATAGCCTTTGGACCTGGTTTGTTCTGTGGATTGGTTATGGGACATATCTTCACTTCACACAATCAAGAATGGTTTACAGAAAAGTTTGGTCCAAGAAAAATGAGAGTCGTCACAAGTGCTCGTTAA
- the LOC103832255 gene encoding receptor-like protein 11 isoform X2, translating into MMTRNHCYCFSSIITIYFSFLIHSTLASPRLHFCRHDQRDALLEFMHEFPVDKSFPSSWNKSSDCCFWEGVECHNKSGQVISLVLSGKYLNGSMKPNSSLFKLQYLRDLILIDCNLQGEIPSSLGNLSRLTHVDLYGNQLVGEIPISIGNLNQLRYLELRYNHLEGEIPTSIGNLKELRWFRLEYNKLCGNIPISVTNLTNLSSFIIHSNNFTSTLPSNMSGFHNLETFDIGENSFHGPFPNSLFSIPSLQCVDLGKNHFTGSIQFVKNTSSLSSELRSLDLSHNTFSGLIPESISKFLDLDDLRLSHNNFSGAIPCSISKLINLSSLGLSNNNLEGKLPSCLWRLRWLEFMDLSSNYFRGSFPHWICKLKGLRNLDLSNNLFNGSIPPCLRNSIDSLEYLILHNNSFSGILPDIFATATELLIIDVGHNHLEGNLPKSLIHCEGLQVVNVEYNRIKDKFPSWLGSLQSLNVLSLRSNKFYGPLYQRNVSIGFQSICFIDLSHNDLSGTLPPSYFSNWLGITKIYDFRKKTTRYYYELNVLTIQAQMDIVNKGVEMRYEKIREDFGAINLAGNRLYGKIPESIGLVKELRLLNLSGNAFTSDIPQSLANLTNLETLDLSNNKLSGQIPQDLGKLSFLSYMNFSHNLLSGPVPRGTQFQSQNCSSFSDNPGLYGLEEICPQAHVPYPLEESPEAEEHMFNWVAAAIAYGPGVLCGLVIGHIFASHNQEWFTERFGRRQLRTTSAR; encoded by the exons ATGATGACTCGAAACCATTGTTATTGTTTTTCTAGTATTATTACCATCTATTTCTCATTCCTAATCCACAGTACTCTTGCTTCTCCTAGGCTCCACTTTTGCCGCCACGACCAGAGGGATGCTCTGTTGGAATTCATGCATGAGTTTCCTGTTGATAAGTCTTTTCCAAGTTCGTGGAACAAAAGCAGCGATTGCTGTTTTTGGGAGGGAGTCGAGTGCCATAATAAATCTGGCCAGGTTATATCACTCGTCCTTTCTGGTAAATATCTTAACGGCTCTATGAAACCAAACAGTAGCCTCTTCAAACTCCAATATCTTCGTGATTTAATCCTTATTGATTGCAATCTCCAAGGAGAGATTCCTTCTTCACTAGGAAACCTTTCTCGTCTCACTCATGTTGACCTTTATGGTAATCAATTGGTAGGTGAGATTCCGATTTCAATCGGCAATCTAAACCAACTAAGATAT CTTGAACTTAGGTATAATCATTTGGAAGGTGAAATTCCAACTTCCATCGGAAACCTCAAGGAACTAAGATGGTTTCGGCTTGAATATAACAAGTTATGTGGTAACATTCCTATTTCAGTCACCAATTTAACGAATCTTTCCTCTTTTATCATCCACTCTAATAACTTCACTTCCACACTTCCATCTAACATGAGTGGATTCCACAACTTGGAGACGTTTGATATTGGTGAAAACTCGTTTCATGGGCCTTTCCCTAATTCTTTGTTCTCGATTCCCTCGTTGCAATGTGTTGATTTGGGAAAAAACCATTTCACGGGATCTATACAGTTTGTGAAGAATACATCTTCATTATCATCTGAGCTTCGTTCTCTAGACCTTTCTCATAACACATTCAGTGGCCTGATCCCGGAATCCATATCTAAATTTCTCGACCTTGATGATTTACGTCTTAGCCACAATAATTTCAGTGGGGCAATCCCTTGTTCTATATCAAAGTTAATCAACCTGTCTTCTCTTGGTCTTTCCAATAACAATTTGGAAGGTAAATTACCAAGTTGCCTATGGAGATTGAGGTGGCTGGAGTTTATGGATCTAAGCTCGAATTATTTCCGAGGATCATTTCCCCATTGGATCTGCAAGCTTAAAGGGTTAAGGAATTTAGATTTGTCCAACAATCTCTTCAACGGCTCCATTCCTCCATGTTTAAGGAACTCCATTGATTCTCTTGAATACCTTATTTTGCATAACAACAGTTTCAGTGGAATTCTTCCAGATATATTTGCCACTGCTACAGAGTTGCTTATCATCGACGTTGGTCATAACCATCTGGAGGGAAATCTTCCAAAATCCTTGATTCATTGCGAAGGTCTGCAGGTTGTGAATGTGGAATATAACAGAATCAAGGATAAGTTTCCATCTTGGTTGGGATCTCTACAATCACTAAATGTTCTCAGCCTCAGATCAAACAAGTTTTACGGGCCGTTGTATCAGCGGAATGTGTCGATTGGGTTTCAGAGTATATGCTTCATTGATCTTTCACATAACGACTTAAGTGGAACTCTTCCACCTTCCTATTTTTCCAACTGGCTTGGAATTACCAAAATTTACGACTTCCGCAAAAAGACCACAAGATATTACTACGAACTGAATGTCTTGACAATCCAAGCACAGATGGATATCGTGAATAAAGGAGTGGAAATGAGGTACGAGAAAATCCGAGAAGACTTCGGAGCCATCAATTTGGCTGGAAACAGACTTTACGGCAAAATCCCTGAATCTATTGGCCTCGTGAAGGAATTGCGTCTTCTCAACTTATCAGGCAACGCATTCACAAGTGATATTCCACAATCTTTGGCAAATTTGACAAATCTTGAGACGTTGGACCTCTCCAATAACAAGTTGTCTGGTCAAATCCCACAAGATCTTGGTAAGCTTTCATTTCTGTCATACATGAACTTCTCTCATAACCTTCTCAGTGGTCCAGTGCCACGTGGCACACAGTTTCAAAGCCAGAACTGTTCTTCATTCTCGGACAACCCTGGACTCTACGGTCTCGAAGAAATCTGTCCCCAAGCCCATGTCCCATATCCCCTCGAGGAATCGCCGGAGGCAGAGGAACATATGTTTAACTGGGTAGCAGCTGCAATAGCATATGGACCTGGTGTATTATGTGGCTTGGTGATCGGACATATCTTTGCTTCACACAATCAAGAGTGGTTCACAGAAAGGTTTGGTCGAAGACAACTCAGAACCACCAGTGCTCGTTAA
- the LOC103832255 gene encoding receptor-like protein 11 isoform X1: protein MMTRNHCYCFSSIITIYFSFLIHSTLASPRLHFCRHDQRDALLEFMHEFPVDKSFPSSWNKSSDCCFWEGVECHNKSGQVISLVLSGKYLNGSMKPNSSLFKLQYLRDLILIDCNLQGEIPSSLGNLSRLTHVDLYGNQLVGEIPISIGNLNQLRYLTFGYNGLTGEIPSSLGNLSRLLNLELRYNHLEGEIPTSIGNLKELRWFRLEYNKLCGNIPISVTNLTNLSSFIIHSNNFTSTLPSNMSGFHNLETFDIGENSFHGPFPNSLFSIPSLQCVDLGKNHFTGSIQFVKNTSSLSSELRSLDLSHNTFSGLIPESISKFLDLDDLRLSHNNFSGAIPCSISKLINLSSLGLSNNNLEGKLPSCLWRLRWLEFMDLSSNYFRGSFPHWICKLKGLRNLDLSNNLFNGSIPPCLRNSIDSLEYLILHNNSFSGILPDIFATATELLIIDVGHNHLEGNLPKSLIHCEGLQVVNVEYNRIKDKFPSWLGSLQSLNVLSLRSNKFYGPLYQRNVSIGFQSICFIDLSHNDLSGTLPPSYFSNWLGITKIYDFRKKTTRYYYELNVLTIQAQMDIVNKGVEMRYEKIREDFGAINLAGNRLYGKIPESIGLVKELRLLNLSGNAFTSDIPQSLANLTNLETLDLSNNKLSGQIPQDLGKLSFLSYMNFSHNLLSGPVPRGTQFQSQNCSSFSDNPGLYGLEEICPQAHVPYPLEESPEAEEHMFNWVAAAIAYGPGVLCGLVIGHIFASHNQEWFTERFGRRQLRTTSAR, encoded by the coding sequence ATGATGACTCGAAACCATTGTTATTGTTTTTCTAGTATTATTACCATCTATTTCTCATTCCTAATCCACAGTACTCTTGCTTCTCCTAGGCTCCACTTTTGCCGCCACGACCAGAGGGATGCTCTGTTGGAATTCATGCATGAGTTTCCTGTTGATAAGTCTTTTCCAAGTTCGTGGAACAAAAGCAGCGATTGCTGTTTTTGGGAGGGAGTCGAGTGCCATAATAAATCTGGCCAGGTTATATCACTCGTCCTTTCTGGTAAATATCTTAACGGCTCTATGAAACCAAACAGTAGCCTCTTCAAACTCCAATATCTTCGTGATTTAATCCTTATTGATTGCAATCTCCAAGGAGAGATTCCTTCTTCACTAGGAAACCTTTCTCGTCTCACTCATGTTGACCTTTATGGTAATCAATTGGTAGGTGAGATTCCGATTTCAATCGGCAATCTAAACCAACTAAGATATCTTACGTTTGGGTATAATGGTCTCACAGGAGAAATTCCTTCATCACTAGGAAACCTTTCTCGTCTATTAAATCTTGAACTTAGGTATAATCATTTGGAAGGTGAAATTCCAACTTCCATCGGAAACCTCAAGGAACTAAGATGGTTTCGGCTTGAATATAACAAGTTATGTGGTAACATTCCTATTTCAGTCACCAATTTAACGAATCTTTCCTCTTTTATCATCCACTCTAATAACTTCACTTCCACACTTCCATCTAACATGAGTGGATTCCACAACTTGGAGACGTTTGATATTGGTGAAAACTCGTTTCATGGGCCTTTCCCTAATTCTTTGTTCTCGATTCCCTCGTTGCAATGTGTTGATTTGGGAAAAAACCATTTCACGGGATCTATACAGTTTGTGAAGAATACATCTTCATTATCATCTGAGCTTCGTTCTCTAGACCTTTCTCATAACACATTCAGTGGCCTGATCCCGGAATCCATATCTAAATTTCTCGACCTTGATGATTTACGTCTTAGCCACAATAATTTCAGTGGGGCAATCCCTTGTTCTATATCAAAGTTAATCAACCTGTCTTCTCTTGGTCTTTCCAATAACAATTTGGAAGGTAAATTACCAAGTTGCCTATGGAGATTGAGGTGGCTGGAGTTTATGGATCTAAGCTCGAATTATTTCCGAGGATCATTTCCCCATTGGATCTGCAAGCTTAAAGGGTTAAGGAATTTAGATTTGTCCAACAATCTCTTCAACGGCTCCATTCCTCCATGTTTAAGGAACTCCATTGATTCTCTTGAATACCTTATTTTGCATAACAACAGTTTCAGTGGAATTCTTCCAGATATATTTGCCACTGCTACAGAGTTGCTTATCATCGACGTTGGTCATAACCATCTGGAGGGAAATCTTCCAAAATCCTTGATTCATTGCGAAGGTCTGCAGGTTGTGAATGTGGAATATAACAGAATCAAGGATAAGTTTCCATCTTGGTTGGGATCTCTACAATCACTAAATGTTCTCAGCCTCAGATCAAACAAGTTTTACGGGCCGTTGTATCAGCGGAATGTGTCGATTGGGTTTCAGAGTATATGCTTCATTGATCTTTCACATAACGACTTAAGTGGAACTCTTCCACCTTCCTATTTTTCCAACTGGCTTGGAATTACCAAAATTTACGACTTCCGCAAAAAGACCACAAGATATTACTACGAACTGAATGTCTTGACAATCCAAGCACAGATGGATATCGTGAATAAAGGAGTGGAAATGAGGTACGAGAAAATCCGAGAAGACTTCGGAGCCATCAATTTGGCTGGAAACAGACTTTACGGCAAAATCCCTGAATCTATTGGCCTCGTGAAGGAATTGCGTCTTCTCAACTTATCAGGCAACGCATTCACAAGTGATATTCCACAATCTTTGGCAAATTTGACAAATCTTGAGACGTTGGACCTCTCCAATAACAAGTTGTCTGGTCAAATCCCACAAGATCTTGGTAAGCTTTCATTTCTGTCATACATGAACTTCTCTCATAACCTTCTCAGTGGTCCAGTGCCACGTGGCACACAGTTTCAAAGCCAGAACTGTTCTTCATTCTCGGACAACCCTGGACTCTACGGTCTCGAAGAAATCTGTCCCCAAGCCCATGTCCCATATCCCCTCGAGGAATCGCCGGAGGCAGAGGAACATATGTTTAACTGGGTAGCAGCTGCAATAGCATATGGACCTGGTGTATTATGTGGCTTGGTGATCGGACATATCTTTGCTTCACACAATCAAGAGTGGTTCACAGAAAGGTTTGGTCGAAGACAACTCAGAACCACCAGTGCTCGTTAA